The following DNA comes from Alnus glutinosa chromosome 6, dhAlnGlut1.1, whole genome shotgun sequence.
GCATTCCATCTGATAAGAGTATAATATTTCAATCATGATGATCTGTTTTGATCATAAAAGTAGAGACTTCTACTTGATATGTTGGTGTGGGTAGTGTTAGTTTTATTTCTTGGCTACATTCAATGACAaaagtttctttatttttttgggaagaaTGGTCTCTAGAAGTCTGATAGAAGTCGTGTCAGGACAGGACTTCTAGTAGCTTTCATAGTTCTGTCCTGTCTGGATAACCATAAGCCTTGTCTGAATAGGAATTAATGAAAGTTCGGAATTCTTTATGTGTTCGGATAGATGATATTCCTGTTCGGAGAGCTCTTACAGAAAGATAACTTATATTGTTATGTCTGGACAGATGGTTCCCCAGTCCGGACCGATCTTATAGAAAGTTTTCTTTCTTAAGTACATTCGGCCACGATAGTAACCTGTCCAGGCGCTGCCGTGTAGAAATCATTTCCTGACTTGTATTAGAGTTTCTAAGGTCTATTTAAAGGAGTTTTTAGGCAAGGTTTTATTAAGAATTCTACTCTGAAATtttgtgtgctaagagagggttttAAATCTGGATTGATTAATAttatatctctcttagagttttagtTCAACTATCAACCTTCAACAATTGAAGCCAACCAGAGTTTCGGTTAAGgagataaagaagaagaactcttAAGAGGTTTCGTGAGAGAACAGACAAGTGAGTCACTTGTTATAATTTAAAAGTGTGACGACtgcaaaggttttgtgagtagGAACTTCTTGTAATTTGCTGTTCTTcgtaggttttgtgagtatgaaCTTCTTGTAATTTGCTGTTCTTCGTAATTGAattgatttcctaggtttgactgccccatattgatttttctcttcGAGTTCAAAGAGTACCCACTTCGTAACTAAATATCCATGTTAACTATTTTACTACTTTAAGTATTTGGTTAATTAATTGTTTGGGTGTGGTTAGTTTGGagtctatttattattttcaataagAATATGCTGAACGGGATTACATGAGTTGTTATTCTATAAACTACTGCCGATTGAATAACTTGAACTCGCGACTATTTATAGCATTGACTCTAAATCTTGAGATGAATGTAAACTCAAATGTGAAGTGTATGTCATTTTAATACATTTAGGAGTGAGAGCTTGTACGGTCAAAATTTCGATGTATTGGGTGGTCACATGTATAAGAACACTACTCCTCAAAATGGAATTCATAATCATTTTGATCATTGAAATTAAAGAGATATGAAATATATGTTTGAGATAAATTTAAAAggaattgattattttaaatcTCGAGCCTAAGCGTTTTAGTAAATTAAgagttacaaaaattaaatatactCAATGAAATATGCTTTCAATAGTATGAGAATAATCAAAAGATTAAATCGATGACTCAAGGATTAAAAGATAGTGAAATAGAGTGAcgacaaatttattttatttttactttaatttcaCTACTGATATTTCATAAAGGGGTTTCATGTAATTATAAGAAGTGAATGAACTCTTGATTAATCTAAAATTACAATTGTTGTAATATCTGATAAATAAGTTTAAGAGTGCTCTAATTATAACCTAAGATGTTTGGAGTTGGTGTTAGTTGGGAGAAGTGTCATTTTTTTTCGATGAGTATAATCGAACAATCAATCAACCCTAACCACGAACGTTCGACTCGAAGATCGAACGTTCAATGACAGTTACAAGCAATTAATTTTTGGACATCTCTACCCTTTTGAGCGTGCATGGTACATCTTTAAATGCATTCTCACCTCCATTTTCCTGATTTAGACCCTCCATGGTGCATATGGAGTTTTGTGTGGTTCTTTAGTCTGTATTCAGTTTATTGTATTTGCTACTATATTTTAGTTGTATTTCCTTGTTTTCTTCCTTTGTATCTATTGGTCATGGTGTTCCTTTATAAtttaatctcatatatatatatataaacaaaaatttccGACAAATTGAGTTGTATTAAAATTCCTTTAACTCGGTCTCTAAAAGTGCTATATGTCCTTTagcatgtgaaaaatacatgttttttcaATGAGTAATTTTGAATACTCAACTCTTATTCCACTGGCTGATGTGGCAGTGCCCACAAaccttgaatttttttcaattttttaataaaggctAATACAGTGGGATGAGAGTTGGATATATatcattactatttttttttaataacttgtGTTTCTTTCGtgcttttttaatttcattaataaaaaatacatgttcTTAATTAGCACGTACATGTTCGAAAGACACATAATACTTATAGAGATAAACGTTTCGGTGTacgatttttttgttttgtttttgacttttttcaaattatggataccaaaaaaaagtaaagacaTTATGTTTAAAATGATGTTTGGGTGATAGTTGTTTtctacaattgaagaaaaaaaagaaaaaaaaaaagttgagctGGGAATGGTTCTAGACATCCCTACTAGTGGAATTCTACCCTCCATTAATTGGTGATGCAGGAGGATCTGAGTCTGATGACGCTGAGTTGTCAGATTGCACAATAATGGCGCTGAAATACCTGGAGCAGGCGGATCAGcgcaaaattggcaagaaatcgtaaTTTGGCCTAATTGGGGCAATTTTCGAGTGCGCTGCAGTAATTTGgtcataactttggctacgagtatccgtttcgcgcatatgaccccaattcggaaagctctctttGGCGCGCACGTCGTGGCCACCAGCTTCGCTCGGTGCGCCTCGTTTCGAGCCCCAAAATCCGctgttttccttgtcaaaaccctaattttagatattttttgccatttatgataacttttcgtttattgtttaggaggtgattctgagcccgatttgggccagattttcgacagaataattattttattacgtattttattttattagggttttcgggattttgctatttttggcaaaaattctcctaaacctaattttcagctatttaagcccggcttgtgggcgtttttcgaCAGTTAattgttattgattaattatcagaattcagagttttctctctgttttggggtgATTTTCTTGTATCTTCCTTGCAAAATACTTATTGATTAGCCTacaaaataatcgctattctgttccggcgtcaattggtaagaaatttttttccctaacaaaagaaagaaaaaaaaatacaaaacaaaggACTTAGCGTGTTGTAACAACTTGAATTGAGAACAAGAATACTCGTTTTGCAGGTCCCACTAAGTACTACGGACTCAAGTTGATTAAATGATGGTTGACTTTGTCTGTTTAATCCTCAAATTTTCTCCTATTAATGTTTAAAGTGGATTCGATGTCAGTTTGAGCTTCATCTGGTTTGGTAATGATTAAACTATCAATTCTGTGACACCAACTCAGGCATATATGGAAACTCCAGAGTCAAATTCTGTGACACCATCATCTTCACCCTCTTCAGCCAATTTGTAATACTGAACACACGGCAAAGACTTTTTCTGCCTTAAGAGTCAAACTCTTCACGTACCAATTGACTTTTCACACTATTGCCCGGAGGAGAACAACGTACCATTTACGAAAGGCGGGTAATTTTTTGTACTATTCGaaaattcaacacaaaattaaaaattagattaGTTGAAAAGTATGACCCGCTTAATAGCTTTATACCGATCTCTCAATCAATATCATTCAAACCCGATACGTGAACAAGTATATGGACGGCTAACTTGTGCATTATCTTTAATTAGCAACAAGCCCATGGCCAACAACTCCTCTTACCTCTCGTGTTCTTGTTATATATACGGGGGGAATTATGCCCTCGCTTGGGATTAGTGGACAGTACTATATAATTAAGGGAAAATTTTAGAACCAAAAACTCTTGCTTTAATTAAGGAGATAAGATCATCGGAAGGCCCAGGTCAATTACTTGGATGCTCAGCGTCATGGGTTTGTtaggaaattaaaataataaatatataagattaatattagtttaaaaataatacaatagcCAGAGGGGCCTAGGGTTTTGACAAATACTGCAGGGAGGAGATAGAGACACAGTTTGAGGTCAGCAACTGCGTCCATTTGTAGCGTCTTGGTGCATTATATTACATAAAGTGCATGGGAGATTAAATTTCTgctgattaaaaataattaagttgTTAAAGTTGAGCAATTATGCATTGAATTGTCTcttttaaagaaatttacatGTAAATAGacagacataaaatatatattacgTTAATTAATAGTCCACTGGTATATAGCATCTTTGTCAACCCCCATGACGATATCGATCTACGTCCGTATGTTGTCCTCCTTCTCCTGCGAATATTGTGGTTCAAATCAATCTCAACTTTGTTAATTAAAGACTGAATCAAGAATGCCAAGCGGCTGACATGACCTATTTTAAGTGGCTGTACATGCATAATAATTAgttacttaaaacatgtcatatcAGCTGGTATAACATGAGTGTCATATATGACTgtcaaaatcatcattagatcgATCTGTGGGGCCAATATGCATCCCGGCCATACATGACCTCAtagatccaatggtgattttgaaAAGTGGTAGGATGAAAGAAAGATCATGGGAGAATGTATATCACATCTCGTACTcacatatatatgagaaatgtttcATTTTTTCATCTCCCTAcatttcaaaattaccatttgatctaTGGAGCCTATATGTATCACACACAAAACCTCACacatccaatgataattttgaaaagtgggAGAACGAGAGAATTGGACCAATAAAGGATGTATAGCATGTCTCTACTCGTATGTTTAATTTCCATGAAAGATATGTACGGACCATACGGtaattggaatttttagaaactgcacaaaatcttagaggaagaagatggaaattgaagaaattaatcttaagaaaaagaaactgtTTAGGTAAGAAAGAtgaatttttctctcttttgtttttggattttttccTCTCCCTTAATTAATCAGTGAAGGAATTTTCTCTATGACTTTGAATTAAGAATGAGGTTAGTACTGCAATCATGGAGGTAGGTTCCACTATTTTAGCATTACACATGCATAAGAAGCTATTGGCTGGACCTAACAAGAGGATCAGTGAAAATCTTGAGTTAGCACCAATGATTCCATATCATTTTTGTATAGCCCAGTACTTATCCTCTCTTGTCAAGATCCCACCTTTACCGGCTCTAATACAATGACCTTAAGGTTAATTGGTCTTCTTGATGATGAAATGCTGTGaccttttatttattcattgagttctttcttttgatatgaAATGCATTTGTCAATGCATTGATTCTAGAGTTGAGAGTAAGACAAGCAGAAGCATGTTTTCTTCCTCCCAAAGATTGATGTGGACACGATTAATTAAACAATAAGTGAAAGAGTGAGTGCTTTTGAATTTTGGTGGTTTTCCTCTTGTTATTTCTATATTGGTGCCGTTCCAAACCTGATCAAGAGAATATGAAATTAGGAAACCGAGGTCAATCAGTGATGCTTCTTCAAAAAGGTTTGAATTTGCAATGCCTTTCGTTTggtttctttcttcctttcttgttAAAATATTGCCTTAATTCCCCTCTACTTTCTAATTATATTGACCCTAACAACCTGTAAGGGTTAGGgctcttaaaaataataacaaaaaactTAATTACAGTAAggtaataattatatataactatCGTAAAAAAGGAATTCCATCTTTCACGTGAAGGCCGCCCACCCCCCCCCGCCCGGTTGATCAGTAGGGTTGACTGTACCTAATTTGTTGTAACGTACAAAATGTGTCTTGTGTTTTGTCTTGGGGTGGGGATGGCATTAGGGCATTGAAATGATTTATCAAGGAGAAGCTTTAACCTGCCCAGTTGTCTCTCTAGTTATTTTAAGCCATTGTGCCATCTTAACCGATCGAGTGATTGCTACACCCATTGGCAATCCTAATTATACAAAACGTATAGGCAGCTTAATTAACCCTTAATATGATACCATTAATTGCAGAGAATTACATAATTAGTAACTTGTTGAAATATGATTCACTTTCCATCTAATATGAAAAACAATCAcaaaaactctatttttaaatatttatctattttttattctcttcatAGTAGTACTACAAAAAACCTTGTTTTTAGTCacttgcagttagccacgtgggtTACGAGTAGTATATTCGGCTGTTGCTAAATGTATATTTAGCAACgtgtaattttatatatgtggctatTTAGCCACTTGACTTTTAGCCACGCGTCATCCTCAGGTGGCTAAAtgtatgcatttattttttaaatggaaaattatatatttttaaccacCTATTCCTTACCCACGTCACCAAaattaggattttgttttttttttttttaaaaaaatacaagaaaagaacaaatatcGATTtgtccttttcttcttcattttttttttctttctaatattgTATACGGTATACGGTATACGGAGATAGGGCCGGTGTACGTCGTCGAGATCCGGCGATCTGGAGAAAGGGCCGGTGTATCCGGCGAGATCCGCGCCGGATCTTCGTCCAACTCGTCGTCGAGATCCGGCGAGAATACCCACACCACCGATCGACGAAAATACCCACttcaaaaatacccatttgGCCGAGAATGAGCAGAAAACACCAAAAGAAACCAACTACTCCGGCGACtaacaaaaaggacaaaaaaaatttaacaaaaagaccaaaaatcaccatcaaAAGGACCCACAAATCACCGGCCTCTTCTCCATCACCGACGACGAAAACGAGCTTCTCCGGGTGTTGGCGATCGAGTCGTGCGTCCGGGTGGGGGTGAGTCGTCGTCTGctgagaaaaaaatacaaacaaagtgagccatttttttgatgaaaaatggggAGAGACTTACGTGGGAGCTagggagagatgagagagagttgaaaaaaataagaaaaaaagaagaaaatgaggagagacgagagatagagagatttctaaaaaaaagaaaaaaaaaattaagaagcgAGATAGATCcggcttttaaaaagaaatgaaaaaaaaaaattaaaaaaattgaaatcaaagACAAATTTAAAACCCTCCCCCCAAAACATGCAAATGGAAACATGTTCATAAAGCACattgctaaaattttaaattttaaaaatattttataaaaattttatttcttcaattttttttttaaaaaaatattttagccacgtgtattaattacacgtggccaactatCAACGTGTAAATAATACATGTGGCCAAttcaattggccacgtgtaataaatacacgttgcgagttggccacgtgtaattaatacacgtggctaactgactttttcatattttatgcTACATCTCGCCACGTGgtcattatgacacgtggctaattggccatgTGGCTACAGTAATGACtattgtagccacgtggctaatgtcttgtttttttgtagtgtaggaGAGCAAGTCGCGATccaaatctttttattttttgaaaatttgatctAAACCCGCTCTTGTAATTCCAACGAATGATACATTCAACTCTCATCGTGAGTAATTCTAGAAATCATTCATGTGTGACTTTTGCGTCTctttaaaaatgaggtggcttttaaaattaccatttgatcaaaattcaaaagtgataaatcacaagtccaatgatgattttaaaagccacatcatttttagatgGACACAAAAGTGACACATGAGGGGCTTTGAGCATTACTCAACCCAACACTCTAGTGGCTGTAGGCTGTTTTGTGATTTGAATGAGGAGTGAAACTAGGAGAATGTTGGATCTGTTTAACCTCAGAAGAATGAAAAATCGAATAACCTTGTTCGCTTCAACCCAGAACTTTAGAACTATGGTGGTTGTAggtttttatgtgatttgaaTGAGAACAAAACTAGGAGAAGGTTGAATCTGATTAAGCTCAAGAAGAATGAAAAACATCTCTTGAATCAATGAAACATAGCCTCTCTTAGTGTGTAGGAGTCGTGGTATGTGAGGATTATATAGAAAGGGAGAAAGCAGTACCTTCTAAACTAAGTTAGCTAGGGTTTTCACAATTTGCCGCAGTCTCGTTTGAATGAGAATAAGTTTTGTTCGAGCAAGATCTAGGATTTTacaaaatttatcattttgcgATCGAACGGGCTTCGAACAACACTTCGATTGGAGTATTCTCTGGCTCTCTCGTTCGAACGCCTTTCAAACGGCTTGCAAATGAGGTTTATTGGAAGTCCTTTTAACCTTATGTTCGATTGGGACTCGATTGAGTCATCTTAGAACTCGACACACATTCTTGCAAACATGAATGGTCTTGTTCGAATTAGATCTTCAATTTCTCGATTTTAGCTCCAAAATTACATGGATGTGAATGGTATAGacttaaaacttacaaaaaaatatgttttgataCTGAATTTGTCAAAGTAAAAACCTAACACTTTTGTTGGTGATTTCTACCATCACTTTATTAAAACACGGGTCAATTCGACTTTGTTTTaatctctcttcttttattgGTGATTTTAATCATGATCAGCTTATTAGAGCGAGTCGATACGAGTTTTCTttaatctcttttattttatttttatgatttctatCATCACCTAACTGAAGTAGCTAGGTCGAGTCAACATTgctttaatctctctctctctctctctctctttgttgaTAATCACTTTATCACAGTAAATCGAtccatcttttttgtttttttttttggatgaataagtcGACCCATCTTTACTTCAAATAACTTTACGCTTACGGACTAAAGGAGAGTTAATCTGGAGACTTCATTAATGAATTTTAAGCATGCATGCGCCGAATTCACTCGCGtccatatatatgcatattccACTTGCTGCGCTCCCCAGATTCATCAACAAAAGTTTTGCAATTAAGTTGCACACTTCTTGATGATTTTGTGCATAACTTGAGGGCGATCGtaagaattaaaaagaaaaacgcaAATAATTTTATTCGCTTCTTTACCCTTAATATGATACAATTAATCACAGAgaattacaaaattcaatagAAGTTTCCTAGAAGAAACGTACTTCCAGCTAAAATCTTGGTAAACCATTATTCTGAAAAGCACATCGATCCAAAAGTCATGTACATGTGGTGTttgatgagtaatgctatatactatatatctttttattccTTTAAAGTTGAAAtagatttttattgaattttaattcaatagtaattttaaaaatcacattaattttgaaatacTAAAATGATTACGCCCCTTTGCTTATGCAATTCTGTTGCTACAAATTACATGTGCCTTGTTAAAAAGGACAGCCATATGTGTCATTGAATTAGAAAATAGGAGCCAATGATCCCATTTCTCTGCATAATTTTCCGTAGCATTATCAATTAAAGCTTTAGGTGCTAGCTAGGGTGGCTAGGATTCGAACATTTCAAGGATAATAGTGACAAACTAAAAGGATGGAGGCTTCTTCTGATCAAATACCTGCAGCACTGGGTTTCAAATAATAAACTATTTGGACCAGAAAAAGCAGtgtaatttaatatttaaaagaggaagaaatttgTGTTGTACTTTGTCCAGTTGCATGCATAATAATAAAGTATATATGGATGAGCGAACTAATCCaggaaggaagagagagagagagagactgcagaaaccctaaaaaaaagaaacagggTTGAATAGTGAGGAAGGGTAGAGGAGTGAGGTGGAAGCTAGACTTTTTGTCCTTATAAGCATCACATCACCCAATTTTCCTACCTATAAATCTTGGTGTTTCTTCCCCCTTTTTTCTTAACAATCTCAGACAGCCTTCTTCAGAACTTttcttggagagagagagacagagagagagagaaagataaagAGAGATGGGTCGAGCTCCATGCTGTGACAAGGCAAACGTGAAGAAGGGACCATGGTCTTCGGAAGAGGATGCCAAACTTAAAGCCTATATTGAACAGTATGGAACTGGAAACAACTGGATTGCTCTTCCTCAGAAAATTGGTATGTTCTCCCATACAAATAATTATcttcttttggttttgattCTCCTTTTCAAATTAAAGGATGATCATGTTTTAAAGAGTGATCAGTTAATCTAAGGGGTTCAATATAGTGATAAttaagtcatttaattttagtgcCTCATGAAGCGTGAAGTCTAAGGTTCAACTCCTTTAATTAagtgcaaacaattttttaGGACTACGATTGCAGACAAAATTTTGAGCTTTACTcgacctatataaagagggcacTTTGCGTTTCGGGACGAATCCCCATATACAacggttatatatatatatatataaaacagtGATGAGTTTGACCTTTAGGTGGGTTTCAATTCACAGGGCTTAAGAGATGTGGAAAAAGTTGCAGACTGAGATGGTTAAATTACTTGAGGCCCAACATCAAGCATGGTGGATTctctgaagaagaagacaacatCATCTGCAGCCTCTATATAAGTATTGGCAgcaggtttctctctctctctctgtgcactGTTTCTCATGTTATTGCACTTTGTTCCTCCTCGTTTTCTTGGTAGAGGCTAAACTTGTTTTAATTTCCATCTGCCTTTAGGTGGTCCATTATTGCAGCTCAACTGCCTGGAAGGACAGATAATGACATCAAGAACTATTGgaacacaagattgaagaagaaattaCTAGGAAGGCGCAAAGATCAGTCTAACACATCATCTATGGGTGAGAGAAAAGATGCAAATGGGGTGGAAAATAACTCATATTCACTAGCCTTAAGCAACTCGGCACTTGAAAGACTTCAACTCCACATGCAACTTCAAAGCCTTCAAAAACCCTTCTCTCTCTACAATAATCCCGCGCTGTGGCCAAAGTTGCATCCCTTGCAAGAAAAGATCATGATCCAGAGCCTACAATCTTTGAATGAAAGTCCTGCCGCTCTGTGGCAAGGACAAAGTATCGACTTGTATGAACCACCCACTGCTGCTATAAGCATGCCAAAGGTAAACGAATTAGAGAATTCGTTACATGGTATATCATCATCCCCAGACAACTCAATGGCCTTCATCACTGGGAACAATCCAGCAGACGGTTTAGAACTACAGTCTAATATCGGAGGAAGGGAAGATTCAGGCTTCCAAGCTGAACTCGATGACTTTCTTAATAACAAAAATGTGGCTTTCGTGCCTCAGGAAGATGAGATTACTGAATTTGATTGCTTCAAAGAGATGAATGGTTCAAAGGACAACCTGATTTGGTGGTCTAATGACTTCGACACAAAATCAGCATCCTCAAACTCTTGGGACTCCACTACTTCGGTTCTTCCGTCTCAGCAGATGTTTCAAGATTATGAACTAGCTAGGTTATAATATATAGTTTGTAACATATATAGGGAGTGACGGTATGGTAATTTGTGATGATCATAAAACGGGGAAGAGAGAAGAATCTGATAACACGTT
Coding sequences within:
- the LOC133870929 gene encoding transcription factor MYB36-like; the protein is MGRAPCCDKANVKKGPWSSEEDAKLKAYIEQYGTGNNWIALPQKIGLKRCGKSCRLRWLNYLRPNIKHGGFSEEEDNIICSLYISIGSRWSIIAAQLPGRTDNDIKNYWNTRLKKKLLGRRKDQSNTSSMGERKDANGVENNSYSLALSNSALERLQLHMQLQSLQKPFSLYNNPALWPKLHPLQEKIMIQSLQSLNESPAALWQGQSIDLYEPPTAAISMPKVNELENSLHGISSSPDNSMAFITGNNPADGLELQSNIGGREDSGFQAELDDFLNNKNVAFVPQEDEITEFDCFKEMNGSKDNLIWWSNDFDTKSASSNSWDSTTSVLPSQQMFQDYELARL